Proteins co-encoded in one Ooceraea biroi isolate clonal line C1 chromosome 9, Obir_v5.4, whole genome shotgun sequence genomic window:
- the LOC105276138 gene encoding DENN domain-containing protein Crag isoform X7 has product MDERRVADYFVIAGLPGQDDELSQDNESNNKLEDWCQEGTHLKDMHMPPPITDLAVIFPALGEHCPEGYTLLEQTVSGFPADLNHGSLRTNECYLCYRRGRDKPPLVDIGVIYDGKERIMQDAEMVLETPKGYVANVNNSTSKIFVTYRRASRKMPCNSLVVTDICVILTNKGESPPHAFCVINKNLNKGMLGSDVFLCYKKSMNRANLISFKPAILYKYPMADYNSFVFPNSVAMFCLPMGATIECWPKVACKPKPVFSTFVLTVADAAQKIYGSAITFYEELQLETDTANCKNNLEIMDTTDENDRNSAENIEITKNKPQVKMKIFKRSGILKKLNILQLEKLQYTDPASQSLNISKSICILSHWPFFDTFEKFLVFLHGMVNGKPQSVPIEKYISYFLCDIPFPSPQRPRILVQLSSQNRLILTQPEDLALPRSGASFRQLLINLGPDNCLLILLLILTEQKILVHSLRPDVLTSVSEAIAMILFPFKWQCPYIPLCPLGLAEVLHAPLPFLIGVDSRFFDLYDPPSDVNCVNLDTNNIAICDDKKYLNVKLLPKKAARQLRNWLELLSSKIISWGKTNCSQKDRGDEDFSVDREFQQKRREQALELEIQDAFLRFMATILKGYRSCLLPITKAPTVGTTDPTSLFNIQAFLRSRDKAHAKFYTMLVRTQMFIRFIEERSFVSDMDMAGLAFFDECTERVEEENVTLLELDESQHSERTVFIPPPEAGTNQTPLIYKSFKLNPDLMRPQKNFCLRNPSLSAFGMVPGSPMARRTKHEIKVAQRMARKQAAMPDRWGKCLLGTCYSLWFLHLPAMLQVSSQPAAILHQAYELLVKMQKLRLDPMEEVCYRAMMQLCGVYGQPVLAVKLLFHMKRSGVQPNALTYGFYNKAVLEATWPSDMTNSSQLMWNKLRNVIVGAALFKKAGKKSARRRLSSNVDFLTADKIEGMEHALSRSSLDSSHSQDTEAAHSDSTKGSSVSDLPGFGSFELKAKLLRQNSIVKDQTTLNMLQSDELDHTPSNPSPSSLTGKKSNEIILGGLNSLKSAATTVVKKFDEIKEAISATSTPVKIKEREQKLAYGISHESLDSLTDGSIQDRNEISTRASVGDGNLDLCSLYELAECLYPKGTRELEERLAIELVLSSASRCHHCAAILYDEEIMAGWQPEDSNLNTVCQYCDKATVPLLTVTILDYRCEASEKNSDPLMGALVELLDRPKESLEPITVPYLNPLVLRKELESVLSQEGDICLTKHRFIQEHPIVYWNLIWYFERINLTSNLPDLWLSNDKSSELQRTAGSVGVRTMWDNERLHMDRLPMYLQWKLNSTEDRTLMQTVITYVRCNDLAEPIIRVALERSKHQSTDHPFSIYRDILFLAFTVLGRTNIDQGVFDREYSLSLEKFSENEEKLLHKIDAPPTMMSVYCRYYFKQLNV; this is encoded by the exons atggATGAGAGAAGAGTAGCAGATTATTTTGTTATCGCTGGTTTACCTGGTCAGGACGACGAGCTTAGCCAGGATAATGAGAGTAACAACAAGCTGGAGGACTGGTGTCAGGAGGGGACACATCTCAAGGACATGCACATGCCACCTCCTATCACAGATCTCGCTGTGATATTCCCCGCGCTGGGTGAACACTGTCCTGAGGGATATACATTGTTAGAACAGACTGTATCGGGTTTCCCTGCAGATTTGAATCATGGGAGCCTACGAACAAATGAGTGTTATCTGTGCTACAGAAGAGGACGGGACAAACCTCCTTTAGTTGATATTG gTGTGATATACGATGGAAAGGAACGTATAATGCAGGATGCTGAAATGGTACTAGAAACCCCCAAAGGCTACGTGGCAAACGTGAATAATTCTACTTCAAAGATTTTTGTAACGTACAGACGGGCGAGTCGGAAGATGCCTTGCAATTCTCTTGTCGTTACGGACATATGTGTTATATTGACGAATAAGGGGGAGAGTCCGCCTCACGCGTTCTGCgttattaataagaatttgAACAAAGGAATGTTAGGCAGCGAtgtgtttttatgttacaAGAAATCTATGAATCGCGCCAATCTGATATCATTTAAACcagcaatactctacaagtaTCCGATGGCCGACTACAACAGTTTCGTCTTTCCGAATTCTGTCGCAATGTTTTGTCTACCAATGGGTGCGACTATAGAATGTTGGCCTAAAGTAGCGTGTAAACCCAAACCAGTATTTTCGACGTTCGTCTTGACCGTCGCGGACGCTGCTCAAAAGATATACGGTTCAGCAATAACGTTTTACGAGGAGCTTCAGCTGGAAACGGACACCGCAAATTGCAAAAACAATCTGGAAATCATGGATACGACTGACGAGAATGACAGAAACAGTG CAGAAAACATAGAGATAACTAAGAACAAGCCGCAAGTGAAAATGAAGATATTCAAGAGATCTGGCATACTAAAGAAACTTAATATACTGCAGCTGGAGAAGTTGCAGTACACGGATCCGGCGAGTCAGTCGCTGAATATTAGCAAGTCCATATGTATATTGTCACATTGGCCATTCTTCGACACGTTCGAAAAGTTCTTGGTTTTCCTGCACGGCATGGTGAACGGTAAACCGCAGAGCGTTCCAATCGAGAAGTACATCTCCTATTTTTTATGTGATATACCATTTCCGAGTCCGCAACGCCCGAGGATCCTGGTACAGCTTAGCAGTCAGAACAGACTGATCCTGACGCAACCGGAGGACTTGGCTCTGCCTAGATCGGGCGCAAGTTTCAGGCAACTACTGATAAACCTCGGACCCGACAACTGTTTGCTAATTTTGTTGTTGATATTAACCGAGCAGAAAATACTGGTTCATTCTTTACGCCCGGACGTACTTACCTCAGTAAGCGAGGCTATTGCCATGATTCTGTTTCCTTTCAAGTGGCAATGTCCTTATATACCGTTGTGTCCTCTAGGTTTAGCGGAG GTGTTGCACGCACCATTACCGTTTCTGATTGGTGTAGACTCGAGGTTCTTTGATTTATACGATCCCCCTTCTGATGTCAACTGCGTGAATTTGGATACTAATAACATAGCCATTTGCgatgataaaaaatacttGAATGTAAAACTGTTACCTAAAAAGGCAGCCAGGCAGCTCAGAAATTGGTTGGAGCTCCTATCCTCGAAAATCATTTCCTGGGGAAAAACCAACTGCTCCCAAAAAG ATCGGGGAGACGAAGATTTTAGCGTGGACAGAGAATTTCAACAAAAACGAAGAGAGCAAGCTCTAGAACTCGAAATACAGGACGCTTTCCTAAGATTTATGGCCACAATTCTCAAAGGATATCGAAGTTGTTTATTACCGATTACGAAAGCACCTACCGTAGGGACAACGGATCCGACGagtttattcaatattcaagcATTTTTGAGGAGTCGCGACAAAGCTCACGCTAAATTTTACACCATGCTCGTCAGAACACAAATGTTTATCAG ATTTATAGAAGAGAGGAGTTTTGTATCTGACATGGATATGGCAGGATTAGCGTTTTTCGATGAGTGTACGGAACGAGTTGAGGAGGAAAATG TAACTCTCCTGGAACTGGATGAATCTCAGCACAGCGAGCGTACAGTATTTATACCGCCGCCTGAGGCAGGGACAAATCAAACACCACTAATATACAAGTCATTCAAACTGAATCCAGATCTGATGAGGCCTCAGAAGAACTTCTGTTTGAGAAATCCATCTTTAAGTGCCTTTGGTATGGTACCTGGAAGTCCTATGGCTCGTAGAACGAAGCACGAAATCAAAGTTGCTCAAAGGATGGCCCGAAAACAA GCTGCGATGCCAGACAGATGGGGCAAATGTCTACTTGGTACGTGTTACAGTCTTTGGTTTTTGCACTTGCCAGCTATGTTGCAAGTTTCCAGCCAACCCGCTGCGATTCTGCATCAGGCTTACGAACTATTAGTCAAGATGCAGAAATTACGTCTTGATCCTATGGAAGAG GTATGCTATAGAGCGATGATGCAACTTTGTGGCGTGTACGGACAACCAGTTTTAGCTGTAAAGCTGCTGTTCCACATGAAACGCAGTGGCGTTCAACCTAATGCTTTGACATACGGATTTTACAACAAG gcCGTTCTCGAAGCAACATGGCCTTCCGATATGACGAATTCGAGTCAATTGATGTGGAACAAGCTGCGAAATGTCATTGTTGGTGCGGCTTTGTTTAAAAAGGCTGGGAAGAAGAGCGCCCGCAGACGATTGAGTTCCAATGTGGACTTTTTGACCGCCGATAAGATTGAAGGCATGGAGCACGCGCTCTCCCGGTCCAGTCTCGACAGTTCGCATTCTCAGGACACTGAAGCTGCGCACAGTGATT CTACCAAAGGCAGTTCTGTATCGGACCTACCTGGATTCGGGTCGTTCGAACTAAAAGCTAAACTCCTGCGGCAAAACAGTATAGTAAAGGATCAGACAACATTAAATATGTTACAGTCGGACGAACTGGATCACACACCAAGTAACCCAAG CCCATCGAGTTTGACAGGCAAGAAATCGAACGAAATAATCCTTGGTGGTCTAAACAGTTTGAAATCTGCCGCGACTACCGTCGTGAAGAAATTTGACGAGATAAAGGAGGCCATCTCGGCGACGAGTACACCAGTAAAAATTAAGGAACGTGAACAAAAGTTAGCTTACGGCATATCGCACGAATCTCTCGATTCGCTTACTGACGGATCCATACAAGATCGAAATGAGATTTCCACAAGAGCATCAG TAGGTGATGGAAACTTGGATCTGTGTTCACTGTACGAACTCGCAGAATGCCTGTATCCAAAGGGCACTAGAGAATTAGAGGAGCGTCTTGCCATCGAACTTGTACTCTCCAGTGCCAGCAGGTGCCATCATTGTGCCGCCATTCTGTACGATGAAGAGATTATGGCTGGCTGGCAGCCGGAGGACTCCAACTTGAACACAGTTTGCCAATATTGTGACAAGGCTACCGTACCTCTCCTCACGGTTACGATACTGGACTACAG ATGCGAAGCAAGTGAGAAAAATAGCGATCCTCTAATGGGGGCATTGGTCGAATTGCTCGATCGGCCGAAAGAATCGTTGGAGCCGATAACGGTACCGTATCTGAACCCATTAGTTCTGAGAAAAGAGTTGGAAAGCGTGCTGAGTCAAGAGGGGGACATCTGCCTCACCAAGCACAGGTTTATTCAGGAGCATCCGATAGTCTATTGGAATCTGATATGGTACTTTGAGAGGATCAATTTAACGAGCAATCTGCCTGATCTCTGGCTGAGCAACGATAAGAGTTCGGAGCTTCAAAGAACTGCGGGTTCAGTGGGCGTTAGAACCATGTGGGACAACGAGCGACTGCACATGGATCGTTTGCCTATGTATCTCCAatggaaattaaattctaCGGAGGATAGAAC ATTGATGCAGACAGTGATAACGTATGTCCGTTGCAACGACTTAGCGGAACCTATCATAAGAGTGGCCTTAGAAAGAAGCAAACATCAGTCGACCGATCACCCGTTTTCTATATACAGGGATATCCTGTTCCTGGCATTTACTGTACTCGGAAGGACGAATATCGACCAAG GCGTCTTCGACAGGGAATACAGTTTGTCGCTGGAGAAATTCTCGGAAAACGAGGAGAAgctattacataaaattgacGCGCCGCCGACGATGATGTCGGTGTACTGCAGGTATTATTTCAAGCAATTGAACGTTTGA
- the LOC105276138 gene encoding DENN domain-containing protein Crag isoform X6, which produces MDERRVADYFVIAGLPGQDDELSQDNESNNKLEDWCQEGTHLKDMHMPPPITDLAVIFPALGEHCPEGYTLLEQTVSGFPADLNHGSLRTNECYLCYRRGRDKPPLVDIGVIYDGKERIMQDAEMVLETPKGYVANVNNSTSKIFVTYRRASRKMPCNSLVVTDICVILTNKGESPPHAFCVINKNLNKGMLGSDVFLCYKKSMNRANLISFKPAILYKYPMADYNSFVFPNSVAMFCLPMGATIECWPKVACKPKPVFSTFVLTVADAAQKIYGSAITFYEELQLETDTANCKNNLEIMDTTDENDRNSAENIEITKNKPQVKMKIFKRSGILKKLNILQLEKLQYTDPASQSLNISKSICILSHWPFFDTFEKFLVFLHGMVNGKPQSVPIEKYISYFLCDIPFPSPQRPRILVQLSSQNRLILTQPEDLALPRSGASFRQLLINLGPDNCLLILLLILTEQKILVHSLRPDVLTSVSEAIAMILFPFKWQCPYIPLCPLGLAEVLHAPLPFLIGVDSRFFDLYDPPSDVNCVNLDTNNIAICDDKKYLNVKLLPKKAARQLRNWLELLSSKIISWGKTNCSQKDRGDEDFSVDREFQQKRREQALELEIQDAFLRFMATILKGYRSCLLPITKAPTVGTTDPTSLFNIQAFLRSRDKAHAKFYTMLVRTQMFIRFIEERSFVSDMDMAGLAFFDECTERVEEENVTLLELDESQHSERTVFIPPPEAGTNQTPLIYKSFKLNPDLMRPQKNFCLRNPSLSAFGMVPGSPMARRTKHEIKVAQRMARKQAAMPDRWGKCLLGTCYSLWFLHLPAMLQVSSQPAAILHQAYELLVKMQKLRLDPMEEVCYRAMMQLCGVYGQPVLAVKLLFHMKRSGVQPNALTYGFYNKAVLEATWPSDMTNSSQLMWNKLRNVIVGAALFKKAGKKSARRRLSSNVDFLTADKIEGMEHALSRSSLDSSHSQDTEAAHSDSTKGSSVSDLPGFGSFELKAKLLRQNSIVKDQTTLNMLQSDELDHTPSNPRLTRSVESPLKSPIRTPVTENDPLGALINDETPIVSPSEENDSNCSTSTLTVLNNTTEERPGGPLLFRSNILPRSATFHQAVDESGMTVGGHLQRSETMPHSVAQQGEQEREKERLEISSLWSQNKDSVTSSLSSIGSSLKLSFGPSSLTGKKSNEIILGGLNSLKSAATTVVKKFDEIKEAISATSTPVKIKEREQKLAYGISHESLDSLTDGSIQDRNEISTRASGDGNLDLCSLYELAECLYPKGTRELEERLAIELVLSSASRCHHCAAILYDEEIMAGWQPEDSNLNTVCQYCDKATVPLLTVTILDYRCEASEKNSDPLMGALVELLDRPKESLEPITVPYLNPLVLRKELESVLSQEGDICLTKHRFIQEHPIVYWNLIWYFERINLTSNLPDLWLSNDKSSELQRTAGSVGVRTMWDNERLHMDRLPMYLQWKLNSTEDRTLMQTVITYVRCNDLAEPIIRVALERSKHQSTDHPFSIYRDILFLAFTVLGRTNIDQGVFDREYSLSLEKFSENEEKLLHKIDAPPTMMSVYCRYYFKQLNV; this is translated from the exons atggATGAGAGAAGAGTAGCAGATTATTTTGTTATCGCTGGTTTACCTGGTCAGGACGACGAGCTTAGCCAGGATAATGAGAGTAACAACAAGCTGGAGGACTGGTGTCAGGAGGGGACACATCTCAAGGACATGCACATGCCACCTCCTATCACAGATCTCGCTGTGATATTCCCCGCGCTGGGTGAACACTGTCCTGAGGGATATACATTGTTAGAACAGACTGTATCGGGTTTCCCTGCAGATTTGAATCATGGGAGCCTACGAACAAATGAGTGTTATCTGTGCTACAGAAGAGGACGGGACAAACCTCCTTTAGTTGATATTG gTGTGATATACGATGGAAAGGAACGTATAATGCAGGATGCTGAAATGGTACTAGAAACCCCCAAAGGCTACGTGGCAAACGTGAATAATTCTACTTCAAAGATTTTTGTAACGTACAGACGGGCGAGTCGGAAGATGCCTTGCAATTCTCTTGTCGTTACGGACATATGTGTTATATTGACGAATAAGGGGGAGAGTCCGCCTCACGCGTTCTGCgttattaataagaatttgAACAAAGGAATGTTAGGCAGCGAtgtgtttttatgttacaAGAAATCTATGAATCGCGCCAATCTGATATCATTTAAACcagcaatactctacaagtaTCCGATGGCCGACTACAACAGTTTCGTCTTTCCGAATTCTGTCGCAATGTTTTGTCTACCAATGGGTGCGACTATAGAATGTTGGCCTAAAGTAGCGTGTAAACCCAAACCAGTATTTTCGACGTTCGTCTTGACCGTCGCGGACGCTGCTCAAAAGATATACGGTTCAGCAATAACGTTTTACGAGGAGCTTCAGCTGGAAACGGACACCGCAAATTGCAAAAACAATCTGGAAATCATGGATACGACTGACGAGAATGACAGAAACAGTG CAGAAAACATAGAGATAACTAAGAACAAGCCGCAAGTGAAAATGAAGATATTCAAGAGATCTGGCATACTAAAGAAACTTAATATACTGCAGCTGGAGAAGTTGCAGTACACGGATCCGGCGAGTCAGTCGCTGAATATTAGCAAGTCCATATGTATATTGTCACATTGGCCATTCTTCGACACGTTCGAAAAGTTCTTGGTTTTCCTGCACGGCATGGTGAACGGTAAACCGCAGAGCGTTCCAATCGAGAAGTACATCTCCTATTTTTTATGTGATATACCATTTCCGAGTCCGCAACGCCCGAGGATCCTGGTACAGCTTAGCAGTCAGAACAGACTGATCCTGACGCAACCGGAGGACTTGGCTCTGCCTAGATCGGGCGCAAGTTTCAGGCAACTACTGATAAACCTCGGACCCGACAACTGTTTGCTAATTTTGTTGTTGATATTAACCGAGCAGAAAATACTGGTTCATTCTTTACGCCCGGACGTACTTACCTCAGTAAGCGAGGCTATTGCCATGATTCTGTTTCCTTTCAAGTGGCAATGTCCTTATATACCGTTGTGTCCTCTAGGTTTAGCGGAG GTGTTGCACGCACCATTACCGTTTCTGATTGGTGTAGACTCGAGGTTCTTTGATTTATACGATCCCCCTTCTGATGTCAACTGCGTGAATTTGGATACTAATAACATAGCCATTTGCgatgataaaaaatacttGAATGTAAAACTGTTACCTAAAAAGGCAGCCAGGCAGCTCAGAAATTGGTTGGAGCTCCTATCCTCGAAAATCATTTCCTGGGGAAAAACCAACTGCTCCCAAAAAG ATCGGGGAGACGAAGATTTTAGCGTGGACAGAGAATTTCAACAAAAACGAAGAGAGCAAGCTCTAGAACTCGAAATACAGGACGCTTTCCTAAGATTTATGGCCACAATTCTCAAAGGATATCGAAGTTGTTTATTACCGATTACGAAAGCACCTACCGTAGGGACAACGGATCCGACGagtttattcaatattcaagcATTTTTGAGGAGTCGCGACAAAGCTCACGCTAAATTTTACACCATGCTCGTCAGAACACAAATGTTTATCAG ATTTATAGAAGAGAGGAGTTTTGTATCTGACATGGATATGGCAGGATTAGCGTTTTTCGATGAGTGTACGGAACGAGTTGAGGAGGAAAATG TAACTCTCCTGGAACTGGATGAATCTCAGCACAGCGAGCGTACAGTATTTATACCGCCGCCTGAGGCAGGGACAAATCAAACACCACTAATATACAAGTCATTCAAACTGAATCCAGATCTGATGAGGCCTCAGAAGAACTTCTGTTTGAGAAATCCATCTTTAAGTGCCTTTGGTATGGTACCTGGAAGTCCTATGGCTCGTAGAACGAAGCACGAAATCAAAGTTGCTCAAAGGATGGCCCGAAAACAA GCTGCGATGCCAGACAGATGGGGCAAATGTCTACTTGGTACGTGTTACAGTCTTTGGTTTTTGCACTTGCCAGCTATGTTGCAAGTTTCCAGCCAACCCGCTGCGATTCTGCATCAGGCTTACGAACTATTAGTCAAGATGCAGAAATTACGTCTTGATCCTATGGAAGAG GTATGCTATAGAGCGATGATGCAACTTTGTGGCGTGTACGGACAACCAGTTTTAGCTGTAAAGCTGCTGTTCCACATGAAACGCAGTGGCGTTCAACCTAATGCTTTGACATACGGATTTTACAACAAG gcCGTTCTCGAAGCAACATGGCCTTCCGATATGACGAATTCGAGTCAATTGATGTGGAACAAGCTGCGAAATGTCATTGTTGGTGCGGCTTTGTTTAAAAAGGCTGGGAAGAAGAGCGCCCGCAGACGATTGAGTTCCAATGTGGACTTTTTGACCGCCGATAAGATTGAAGGCATGGAGCACGCGCTCTCCCGGTCCAGTCTCGACAGTTCGCATTCTCAGGACACTGAAGCTGCGCACAGTGATT CTACCAAAGGCAGTTCTGTATCGGACCTACCTGGATTCGGGTCGTTCGAACTAAAAGCTAAACTCCTGCGGCAAAACAGTATAGTAAAGGATCAGACAACATTAAATATGTTACAGTCGGACGAACTGGATCACACACCAAGTAACCCAAG GCTAACGCGCAGTGTTGAATCACCATTAAAAAGTCCCATACGCACACCAGTTACGGAAAATGACCCATTGGGTGCTCTCATTAATGACGAAACACCAATTGTGTCACCTTCCGAGGAGAACGACTCAAATTGCTCAACAAGTACTTTAACCGTTTTAAACAATACGACTGAAGAGAGACCAGGAGGACCGCTCTTATTTAGAAG CAATATCCTCCCACGTAGTGCAACCTTTCATCAAGCGGTAGATGAAAGTGGCATGACAGTGGGCGGGCATTTGCAGAGGAGTGAGACGATGCCTCACTCCGTGGCACAACAAGGGGagcaggagagagaaaaggagagactGGAAATAAGCAGTCTTTGGTCGCAAAATAAGGATAGCGTAACGTCCAGCCTCTCTAGCATAGGATCTAGTCTTAAACTTAGTTTCGG CCCATCGAGTTTGACAGGCAAGAAATCGAACGAAATAATCCTTGGTGGTCTAAACAGTTTGAAATCTGCCGCGACTACCGTCGTGAAGAAATTTGACGAGATAAAGGAGGCCATCTCGGCGACGAGTACACCAGTAAAAATTAAGGAACGTGAACAAAAGTTAGCTTACGGCATATCGCACGAATCTCTCGATTCGCTTACTGACGGATCCATACAAGATCGAAATGAGATTTCCACAAGAGCATCAG GTGATGGAAACTTGGATCTGTGTTCACTGTACGAACTCGCAGAATGCCTGTATCCAAAGGGCACTAGAGAATTAGAGGAGCGTCTTGCCATCGAACTTGTACTCTCCAGTGCCAGCAGGTGCCATCATTGTGCCGCCATTCTGTACGATGAAGAGATTATGGCTGGCTGGCAGCCGGAGGACTCCAACTTGAACACAGTTTGCCAATATTGTGACAAGGCTACCGTACCTCTCCTCACGGTTACGATACTGGACTACAG ATGCGAAGCAAGTGAGAAAAATAGCGATCCTCTAATGGGGGCATTGGTCGAATTGCTCGATCGGCCGAAAGAATCGTTGGAGCCGATAACGGTACCGTATCTGAACCCATTAGTTCTGAGAAAAGAGTTGGAAAGCGTGCTGAGTCAAGAGGGGGACATCTGCCTCACCAAGCACAGGTTTATTCAGGAGCATCCGATAGTCTATTGGAATCTGATATGGTACTTTGAGAGGATCAATTTAACGAGCAATCTGCCTGATCTCTGGCTGAGCAACGATAAGAGTTCGGAGCTTCAAAGAACTGCGGGTTCAGTGGGCGTTAGAACCATGTGGGACAACGAGCGACTGCACATGGATCGTTTGCCTATGTATCTCCAatggaaattaaattctaCGGAGGATAGAAC ATTGATGCAGACAGTGATAACGTATGTCCGTTGCAACGACTTAGCGGAACCTATCATAAGAGTGGCCTTAGAAAGAAGCAAACATCAGTCGACCGATCACCCGTTTTCTATATACAGGGATATCCTGTTCCTGGCATTTACTGTACTCGGAAGGACGAATATCGACCAAG GCGTCTTCGACAGGGAATACAGTTTGTCGCTGGAGAAATTCTCGGAAAACGAGGAGAAgctattacataaaattgacGCGCCGCCGACGATGATGTCGGTGTACTGCAGGTATTATTTCAAGCAATTGAACGTTTGA